The Pseudanabaena sp. ABRG5-3 genome includes the window GGCGATCGGTAAGGTTCCCATTAAGGCGGCGAGGGTGGTCATCATGATTGGACGGAAGCGCACTAAGCAAGCTTCGTAGATTGCTTCATAGGCTGTACTGCCTTGTTTGCGAGCACCGATCGCAAAGTCCACCATCATAATCCCGTTCTTTTTGACAATACCTACGAGCAGAATCACACCGACAAAGGCGTAAACATTGAGTTCACTACCGAAGATCAGCAACGTGAGCAATGCGCCAAATCCTGCAGAGGGTAAGCTGGTGAGAATCGTAATCGGATGGATGAAGCTCTCGTAGAGAATCCCTAAGACAATGTAGATGACGAGAATCGCAGCTAAGAGTAATAATCCTAAGCCCTGTTGCGAGTCTTGGAATACTTGGGCTGTCCCTTGGAATTTTCCTGAAGCAGTGGCGGGTAAAGTTTCTCTGGAGAGACTTTCGATTTTACCAACGACATCACTAAGGGAGATTCCTGGTTTGAGGTTAAAGGAAATTGTCACCGCAGGGAGTTGTGATAGGTGATTAACTGAGAGTGCGCCTACAGTCTGTTTGAAGGAGGCAAATGTACCGAGGGGAACTAGTTGTCCATTACTTGATCGCACTGATAGCAATTCCAGAGATTGTAAATCCTTTTGATATTCGGGCATGACACCCATAATCACAGCATATTGGTTATCAGAGCCATAAATCGTCGAGACTTGACGGGTGGAATAGGCATAGGATAAGGCTGATTCGATTTGGGTGGCGGTGATGCCTAATGCTGAAGCGCGATCGCGATCGATTTCAACGGTGACTTGAGGATTTTTGATCTGCAAGTCGCTGCTGACATCTTGGAGACTATCGAATTGGCGAAGCTTTTTCTCTAGTTCGGGTACAGTGCTATAGAGTTGTTCAATATCAGTATCAGAGATAGTGTATTGATACATTGCCTTAGTAATTTGTCCACCAAGGCGAATCGTGGGCGGATTTTGCAAGAAACAACGAATACCAGCAACCTTTGCTAATTTGGGACGTAGCTCTTGAATGATTTGGTCAACACTGCGCGATCGCTTACTGCGTTCTTTTAACCGCATAAACAAGCGTCCATTGTTAGGCAAAGAGATGAATCCCGATGCCCCAACCGTTGAGTTAATTGCTTCGACATCAGGGTCTTTGCTGACAATATCGGCGATTTTTGCTTGCAGCTTAGACATATCCTCGTAGGAGATGCCTTGGATGGCTTCGGTGGTGATCAAAAGCTGATTAAGATCGTCATTGGGAATGAATCCCTTCGGTACTATTCCAAATAGAACAATTGTGGCAATTAAAACAGCTAGGGAAATTGCAGAAGTAACACGGTGATATTTAAGAGCCTTCCGCAAACTCCACGCATAAAAGCTTTGAAAAAATCCACCGTCCTTTTCCAGATGACTATACCCATTACCATGACCATTACCGTTACTATGACCATTCAGATTTTCAGCCCCATTGCCATTGTGTAAAACAGTAAACTCTTCACTGTCATTTCCATCAATATTCCCATTTACATTATTTAGATTTTGTGGTTTACCACTATGGGGAGTATGTTTAAGAAATCGACTGCAAAGCATCGGAGTCAAGCTGATGGAGACAAATCCTGACACCAGAATGGCGACGCTAATGGTGACGGCAAATTCCTGAAATAGACGACCGATAATCCCAGCCATAAACAGAATCGGAATAAATACCGCCACCAGTGAAATCGTCATCGATAGCACCGTAAAGCTGATCTCTTTAGAACCATCGATCGCTGCTTGATAGGGCGATTTACCCATTTCTAGGTGACGGACAATGTTTTCCAGTATGACCACCGCATCATCGACCACGAAGCCTACGGATAGGGTCAATGCCATCAAAGAGAGGTTGTCGAGGGAATAGCCCAGCTTATACATCACCCCAAAGGTGGCGACGATGGACAATGGCACGGCAACACTGGGAATCAAGGTGGCGTAGAAATTCCGTAGAAATAGGAAGATTACCATGATTACAAGGGCGATCGCTAAGAGTAGGCTGAACTGCACATCTTCAACGGAATGGCGCACGGAGATCGAGCGATCGTACAGAATTTCCATATCGATCGCCGCAGGAATCTGTTCGCGGAAAGTGGGCAGTAACTTCTCTAAAGTCTCCACGATCGCCACGGTATTTGTCCCCGGTTGACGTTGAATCGAGAGCACGATTCCCCTTGTGCCGTTGTACCAAGTAGCAAGTCGGTTATTTTCTACGCTGTCGGTAACATTGGCAATTTCGTTCAGACGTACAGGAGCGCCATTGCGATAGGCGGCAATGAGCTTACCGTAAGAGGCAGCATTTTCCAAACCAGCATTAGTATCAATGGTCAAGGTGCGGTTTTCGCCATAGAGCGTTCCCGTCGGTTGATTAGAGTTACCCTGCGCGATCGCTGTGGCAACCTCATCAATGCCAATTCCTTTAGTTTTTAATGCTTGGGGATCAAGTTCAATCCGCACCGCATATTTTTGAGCGCCTTGGACTGTCACCAATGCCACACCATCGACGGTGGATAACCTCTGGGCTAGTAAGTTCTCTGCATATTTATCAACTTCCGCTAGGGTCAGTACATCGGATTTGAGAACAATAAAGAGAATGGGCAGATCGGCGGGATTGACTTTGCGATATTGGGGCGGATTAGGTAGGGTCGGCGGCAATTGCCTTGCAGCTTTAGCGATCGCCGCTTGGACATCCTGTGCAGCTCCGTCAATTTGGCGATTGAGGTTAAATTGCAAGGTAATCGTGGTATTGCCAAGGGCGCTACTGGAAGTCATCGAGTCCAAACCTGCGATCGAGGAGAACTGCTGCTCCAATGGTGTCGCTACCGAGGATGCCATCGTTTCAGGGCTAGCCCCCGGTAATGTCGCTGTCACGCTAATCGTGGGGAAATCCACCGTTGGCAAGTCGCTAATTGGTAATAGGCGATAGCTGACAAACCCAAAAATGAGGATGGCAAGCATGACTAGGGTAGTCATGACAGGACGACGAATAAAGGGTTGGGTAATGTTCATCGGGAATTGGGAATGGGTGTTTGAGAGAAAACTGCAATTAGTTTTTGTCTTTATCCTCTTTTTTGTCGCCTTGTTCAGATTTATCCTTCTTCTCGCCACCCTGATTTTGGGGATCTTTTACTTCAACCTTGGCATTAGGAGAGAGCGCAAATTGTCCGTCAATGACGACCTTCTCTCCAACCTCTAAACCACTAGCGATCGCTGCATCATTACCAACGGTATTGACCACTTTA containing:
- a CDS encoding efflux RND transporter permease subunit, which gives rise to MNITQPFIRRPVMTTLVMLAILIFGFVSYRLLPISDLPTVDFPTISVTATLPGASPETMASSVATPLEQQFSSIAGLDSMTSSSALGNTTITLQFNLNRQIDGAAQDVQAAIAKAARQLPPTLPNPPQYRKVNPADLPILFIVLKSDVLTLAEVDKYAENLLAQRLSTVDGVALVTVQGAQKYAVRIELDPQALKTKGIGIDEVATAIAQGNSNQPTGTLYGENRTLTIDTNAGLENAASYGKLIAAYRNGAPVRLNEIANVTDSVENNRLATWYNGTRGIVLSIQRQPGTNTVAIVETLEKLLPTFREQIPAAIDMEILYDRSISVRHSVEDVQFSLLLAIALVIMVIFLFLRNFYATLIPSVAVPLSIVATFGVMYKLGYSLDNLSLMALTLSVGFVVDDAVVILENIVRHLEMGKSPYQAAIDGSKEISFTVLSMTISLVAVFIPILFMAGIIGRLFQEFAVTISVAILVSGFVSISLTPMLCSRFLKHTPHSGKPQNLNNVNGNIDGNDSEEFTVLHNGNGAENLNGHSNGNGHGNGYSHLEKDGGFFQSFYAWSLRKALKYHRVTSAISLAVLIATIVLFGIVPKGFIPNDDLNQLLITTEAIQGISYEDMSKLQAKIADIVSKDPDVEAINSTVGASGFISLPNNGRLFMRLKERSKRSRSVDQIIQELRPKLAKVAGIRCFLQNPPTIRLGGQITKAMYQYTISDTDIEQLYSTVPELEKKLRQFDSLQDVSSDLQIKNPQVTVEIDRDRASALGITATQIESALSYAYSTRQVSTIYGSDNQYAVIMGVMPEYQKDLQSLELLSVRSSNGQLVPLGTFASFKQTVGALSVNHLSQLPAVTISFNLKPGISLSDVVGKIESLSRETLPATASGKFQGTAQVFQDSQQGLGLLLLAAILVIYIVLGILYESFIHPITILTSLPSAGFGALLTLLIFGSELNVYAFVGVILLVGIVKKNGIMMVDFAIGARKQGSTAYEAIYEACLVRFRPIMMTTLAALMGTLPIALGIGAGAESRRALGLAVVGGLLFSQLLTLYITPVFYVYMENLQEYWKRRDIRKKEKAREGQNLQPKPPVSLPPAR